The nucleotide window AGACAAGTATTTGCATTATAACGGTTACATTCCGTACAATGGACAGAAGAGATTGTGGCAGATGCTGCGCTCTATAGCCGGAACATCTAGCGAAACTATCCATTTCACACGGACTTATTAATTGAATAGGTGGTTATTATATGGATCTACAAATTTCCGATTTGGAAGAAATGAAACTAACGGACCTCTACAAGCTGGCCAAAAAATATCAGATACCTTACTATGGTACGTTAAAAAAGAAAGAATTAATCTTTGCTATATTACGCGCACAAGCTGAACAGAGCGGTCTGATGTTCATGCAAGGCGTACTCGAGATTCTACCTGAAGGTTACGGATTCTTAAGACCCATTAACTACTTGCCAAGTACGGAAGACATCTACATCTCAGCTTCTCAGATTCGCAAGTTCGACTTAAGAACAGGTGACCTCGTATCAGGTAAGTGTAGAACGCCTAAGGAAAACGAGAGATACTTCGGTTTGTTGCAAGTCAACGCTGTAAATGGTGAGAATCCATCGGCGGCTGCAGAGCGACTTCACTTCCCGGCACTAACCCCACTGTATCCGCAGAAAAAACTGGTTCTCGAAACATCCCCCAACCATTTGTCCACACGCATTATGGATGTGCTCGCCCCGGTAGGATTGGGACAGCGCGGATTGATCGTAGCACCTCCCAAAGCGGGTAAAACGCTTCTCCTCAAAGAAATTGCCAACAGCATCTCAACTAACAATCCTGAAATTGAACTATTTGTCCTGTTGATTGATGAACGTCCAGAGGAAGTAACGGATATGTCGCGTTCGGTAAAAGGGGAAGTTGTGGCTTCTACATTTGATGAACTGCCTGAGAACCATATCAAGGTGGCGGAATTGGTGCTTGAACGTGCACTTCGTCTGGTTGAGGCGAAAAAGGATGTCGTTATCCTGCTGGATAGCATTACGCGTCTTGCCCGTGCATATAACCTGGTTATTCCACCATCCGGTCGTACACTTAGTGGTGGTATTGACCCAGCTGCATTCCATCGTCCAAAACGTTTCTTCGGTTCTGCCCGGAATGTGGAAGAAGGCGGAAGCCTGACCATCCTGGCAACGGCATTAATTGATACCGGATCACGTATGGATGACGTCATTTATGAAGAGTTTAAGGGTACGGGTAATATGGAGCTGCATCTGGACCGTCGTCTGGCTGAGCGTCGTATATTCCCGGCGATCGACATTCGTCGTTCTGGTACGCGTCGTGAAGAGGTATTGCTCAGCAAGGAAGAGCTGGATACGATCTGGACGATTCGTAAGAACATGAATGATTCACATGACTTTGTCGAAGGTTTCCTGAAGAAACTTCGTAACAGCAAGACGAATGCAGAGTTTTTGGCGGCATTTGATTCAGCTGGTAATGGTCCAACAAGCAATTCGGGGACAACAACAACCCGTCGCTCACCGAGACAGACAGCTACGTCAGGTACATCGACTTAAGTGTCGTTCGACCAATAACATGCTTTTACAGCGTTGCTGGAATTTAAAATACACTCGTCGTTAGGTTTAACCCATTAGATGTGAGGAGAACATCATGTATTTAGTATACGCGGATGAAAAAGGTAATGTATTTGATCACCCTTCCCTGTACGGGCTTGCCCGCAGTGGAGATATGATCGTTGAGATTATGGAGGATGAGTTGATTCCTCTGCCAGAAGGTGCAACGTTGGTTGGACTCCCGAGTACCCGGCCCATTGGTATGGACCCGGACACCGGTGAGATGCTGCCAATGCCAACAGACACACAGGCTGTAGGTGCATTGCTTCCACAGGGATTCACTCGTTTGTGTCTCCCTGGTTATGTGAAGACGGATAAGGAATATAAGTTGCCGTTGTTCGGTTATTCCGCAGTAGTTTGGAAAGATGGCGGGTTCTATGTCACAGCTTCGAAGTCGGATAGTCCTGACCAATGGAATCCGCTGAACTGTGATCGTGATGATGTGCGTTCGGGGGTTAAACGGTTGACGGAG belongs to Paenibacillus sp. FSL H8-0079 and includes:
- the rho gene encoding transcription termination factor Rho, encoding MDLQISDLEEMKLTDLYKLAKKYQIPYYGTLKKKELIFAILRAQAEQSGLMFMQGVLEILPEGYGFLRPINYLPSTEDIYISASQIRKFDLRTGDLVSGKCRTPKENERYFGLLQVNAVNGENPSAAAERLHFPALTPLYPQKKLVLETSPNHLSTRIMDVLAPVGLGQRGLIVAPPKAGKTLLLKEIANSISTNNPEIELFVLLIDERPEEVTDMSRSVKGEVVASTFDELPENHIKVAELVLERALRLVEAKKDVVILLDSITRLARAYNLVIPPSGRTLSGGIDPAAFHRPKRFFGSARNVEEGGSLTILATALIDTGSRMDDVIYEEFKGTGNMELHLDRRLAERRIFPAIDIRRSGTRREEVLLSKEELDTIWTIRKNMNDSHDFVEGFLKKLRNSKTNAEFLAAFDSAGNGPTSNSGTTTTRRSPRQTATSGTST